In one window of Henckelia pumila isolate YLH828 chromosome 1, ASM3356847v2, whole genome shotgun sequence DNA:
- the LOC140875923 gene encoding uncharacterized protein, which produces MKKKTYADLFKPQKNMALIVEELSAEKGSSLGASCSSGLSTPFGSELGSSGTSGSELDEEFMAELSRQMAECMLNEEEEEEEDHDSTSVCDQGFQVYQLKNQPQESGSVGEKRVKGNKRVPNTGRDYVNYRRNGQGIVGSGMKAIFLDNSGSSYGSGGTGVFLPRFPNDPTPEKKKPVCSVLMPVRVLRTLELHFSKLSETSSPVSRDSSSGCIGHDRPWTHSGPKDTRNGLLLQQNDIDPRFQSHPPHDQEEEMQLPQEWTY; this is translated from the exons atgaagaagaaaactTATGCTGATTTGTTCAAACCCCAGAAAAACATGGCCCTGATCGTTGAAGAATTAAGTGCTGAAAAAGGGTCGTCCTTGGGTGCTTCGTGCTCGTCGGGTCTCAGCACGCCGTTCGGATCCGAGCTGGGCTCTTCGGGGACATCGGGGAGCGAGCTGGACGAAGAGTTCATGGCGGAACTCAGCCGTCAAATGGCTGAGTGCATGCttaatgaagaagaagaagaagaagaagatcatGATAGTACCTCTGTTTGTGATCAGGGCTTTCAG GTGTACCAATTAAAGAATCAACCTCAAGAATCTGGTAGTGTTGGAGAAAAGCGGGTCAAGGGCAACAAGCGGGTTCCAAACACGGGACGGGATTATGTGAACTACAGACGAAACGGGCAGGGAATTGTCGGGTCGGGGATGAAGGCTATTTTCCTTGATAATTCCGGATCCAGTTACGGGTCTGGTGGGACCGGAGTTTTCTTGCCCCGTTTTCCCAATGACCCGACTCCAGAGAAGAAGAAGCCAG TTTGCTCGGTTTTGATGCCGGTGAGGGTTTTACGGACTCTCGAGCTCCATTTTAGCAAACTTTCCGAGACTTCTTCCCCGGTGAGCCGTGATTCAAGTTCCGGTTGCATCGGTCACGATAGGCCTTGGACTCACTCCGGACCCAAAG ATACAAGAAATGGCCTATTACTCCAACAGAATGATATCGATCCAAGGTTCCAAAGTCATCCGCCACATGATCAAGAAGAAGAAATGCAACTACCTCAAGAATGGACTTATTGA